The following proteins are encoded in a genomic region of Emys orbicularis isolate rEmyOrb1 chromosome 19, rEmyOrb1.hap1, whole genome shotgun sequence:
- the APOF gene encoding apolipoprotein F, whose product MPTRCWVGPRRCSGLAQIDSSQLLGLVASTHTTFPAAAVACHRLGSACAGVTSNGTTSFSVIGQPGAYALPGRGVQAWLHRCRGAGRKRRGSPEACSSARERKVHGILEWVPVVSTYYNVGTSIYYAFQNCTELAKERGIEAALDLSYDALLGLLGTAGGNLGVGVAVGLKPAVKLGVRSLISYFRQVEPADPPPTSSSSPVTTASSFVPPSVWV is encoded by the exons ATGCCAACGCGCTGCT GGGTGGGCCCCCGGCGTTGCTCGGGCCTGGCCCAGATcgacagctcccagctgctgggcctGGTGGCCAGCACCCACACCACCTTCCCAGCTGCCGCCGTGGCCTGCCACAGGCTGGGCTCTGCCTGTGCCGGCGTGACCTCCAACGGGACCACCTCCTTCTCGGTGATCGGACAGCCCGGCGCCTACGCTCTGCCGGGCCGCGGGGTCCAGGCCTGGCTCCACCGGTGccgcggggcagggaggaagcGGCGTGGGAGCCCGGAGGCCTGCAGCAGCGCGCGGGAGCGGAAGGTGCACGGCATACTGGAGTGGGTGCCCGTGGTCAGCACTTACTACAACGTGGGCACCAGCATCTACTACGCCTTCCAGAACTGCACGGAGCTGGCCAAGGAGCGGGGCATCGAGGCGGCCCTGGACCTGAGCTACGACGCCCTCCTGGGGCTCTTGGGCACGGCAGGGGGCAACTTGGGCGTCGGCgtagctgtggggctgaagccggcCGTCAAACTGGGGGTGCGGTCGCTGATCAGCTACTTCCGGCAGGTGGAGCCGGCCGACCCCCCGCCCACGAGCTCCTCCAGCCCCGTCACCACAGCCAGCTCCTTCGTGCCGCCATCGGTCTGGGTGTGA